ATCCGTCCGCAGGACTGCTGTTCGACGGCAGGGTCGCCGAGGACTTCAAGCTGTCGACGGGCACGAAGGTTCCCGTCGGAAAGCTACGGGTCGACCTGATCGCCGCGCTGTCACCGCTGGTGACCGACGCCGTCATCACGGGCCACGACCGCGACCACGTCGGCGCGCTCGTGTGGCTCCACGACGCCGAACTCGCGCGCACGGTCGGCGCGGGCCACGACGATTCCCGCCCGTTGGCGGACGACCCCGCGGTCCGTGATGCGCTGCGGGAACGGTTGGCCGCCTACAACGCGCGGCAACGCGGCTCATCGACGATCGTCCACGGACTGGTCGTGCTGACGGACCCGCCCTCGTTCGACGCCGGCGAGATCACCGACAAGGGCTACATCAACCAGCGCGCGACGCTTCGACGCCGCGCGGGGGACGTCGCGAAGCTGGACGCCGATCCGCCCGACGACAGCGTCATCGGCGCCGAGCGGTGAACCCCCCGAACCGTGGTCAGTGACGCACGTGGAGACGGACCACGCTGCCGGCCGTCGACGACCGCACCTGCGCGAGATCGCACACCTCGTTGACGATCCACAGCCCGCGCGCGTCGTGCTCGTCGGCACCCGGTGCCATCCTTCCCATCAGCGGATCGGTGATCGACCCACCGTCGCGGATGTCGCACACGACCCCTTCGGCGGTCACCCACATGCGCACGTCGGCGCCACCACCGGCGTACATGAGGCTGTTGCTGGCGACCTCGTTGGCGGCCAGCACGAGGTCGTCAACCCGTTCCGGCGCCAGACCCGCCGACCTGGCCTCTGCGCGCACGAACGCGCGCAGTTGCGCGAGCCGGCCGGGTCGCAGGACGTGTCCGACCGCCGTCCGCGGTGGCTCGGGCAGCGGCTCGTCGAGCACCGGGCGGATCGCGTCCACGCCCGGGTACGTCTGGCTCGCGCGCTCGTGCCGCCCATCGACGACGATGGGATGGCTGCGCTCCGCCTCGTCGATGATCGCCGTCGACAGGTCGCTCACGTCGTACGGGCAGCGCAGCCAGAAGCCGTCGGCCTCGGCGAACGCGACGTTCAGCAGCGCCTCCGCGTGCTGATGCTCGACGAGATCGGCGCCGTCCGCGCGCACCGCCGAGATCGGCTCGCCGACCCCGCGGACCGCGCGCCCGGGGTGGGCGTCGACCAGCGCGTGCCAGGCCGGAATGATCCGGGACGGGTTGCGCCCGACCTGCGCCCTGTCGGCAAGCGTGACCAGGTCGTGGTCCGCCCAGGACCGCAGACGCTCGATCCTGTCCGCTGCCGCGACGACGAGCACCGGCTCGCCGAGCGCGACGGCATCGGTCAGGAACGGCGACACCGCGTCGTCGAACGCCACCGCGCCGTCGTAGAGCAGTGCGTCGTGTCGGAATGGTCGCTGCGTGGTCCTGCCCACGGCTGTCTCAGACCCCTCTCCGCCGATTGTGCAGGTGCGCGGACGCTGTCCCCCTCCTTGCACCCTACCGGTTCGGCCAGCGCGTCTCCGGAGCGGGCGACCCGCTACCAGGGTGCAGGCGCCCAGGCGCGTCGCAGTGACCGCGCGGAGGCGCGCACGGTCGGTCGCTACCATTGATGCGCGTCTGACGATGGGCGCGCGGGTACGGATCAGGCGATCGGGTTCTTCCAACGCCTGCGGGCGACGACGTCAACGAACGATGGCGACGTCCGTACTAGCGGGACAGCCGTGGCGACCACGGCGAGCAACGCACAGCCGACGGTCCACGATGGAGTCGACAGCGACCGATGCACCAGAACGTGACGCGCGGCAGGCGGGCCGTCGCCGTCGTGGCGATGGTCGTGGCGATGGTCGTGGCCATGCTCGGGCTCACCGGCTGCGCTGAGCTCACGCCGACCGAGCTCGACCAGGTCGGCGATGACAGGATCTCGCTGCGGCCGCTGCTGGACCCCGACTCGATCGCGATCCCCGGCACGGACAGCGGCGATGTCATCGAGACGCTCGGTGAGCCGGCCGAGTTCACGTCGCGCCGACCACCGGAGCATCAGCGTCCTGGCCGGGTGAAGACCCTGCGCTACGACGGTCTCGAAGTCGTCGTGCGCGAGCTGAACGAGCCTCGACGACGGTTCATCTCCGACCTCGTCATCACCAGCGACGCCTACGCGACCACGCTGCCGATCGGTGTCGGCACGCGGCGGGGCGAGGTCGAGGAGGTTCTGGGCGCGCCGAGCGAGACGGAGGGCCAGGAGGCGGTGTACAGGCTGACCGACGACGGCGACCGCTGCATCATCACGTACGAGGACGGGCGCGCCACGCGGCTGACGTTCCAGTACGGGTGAGGTCTTGACGATCCGGCGTACCCGGCGGCGTCGAGATCGTGCTACAGCACCGGGAAGGCCACCGGGAACAGATGCGCGCCCTTGACGAGGT
The sequence above is a segment of the Euzebyales bacterium genome. Coding sequences within it:
- a CDS encoding sensor histidine kinase, with protein sequence MGRTTQRPFRHDALLYDGAVAFDDAVSPFLTDAVALGEPVLVVAAADRIERLRSWADHDLVTLADRAQVGRNPSRIIPAWHALVDAHPGRAVRGVGEPISAVRADGADLVEHQHAEALLNVAFAEADGFWLRCPYDVSDLSTAIIDEAERSHPIVVDGRHERASQTYPGVDAIRPVLDEPLPEPPRTAVGHVLRPGRLAQLRAFVRAEARSAGLAPERVDDLVLAANEVASNSLMYAGGGADVRMWVTAEGVVCDIRDGGSITDPLMGRMAPGADEHDARGLWIVNEVCDLAQVRSSTAGSVVRLHVRH